GACATTAATGGATGACGTCAGAGATTGTCGGTTAAAGGTGATTGTGATGCATGTGGACCTAATCGTTACAACAGATCGGACCAGTAGTTTTTGTGCAGTCATCCTACATAAACATGAGCTAAATAAATTAAGGTTTTATAATAGTGGCTGGAGATACAAAAACACGTATTTtggtaaacaataaaaaaagctaTCAAAATTTGCATTCAAATCATCTGCATAACCAAATCAGTTTGTCAAGTGACACAAAGGTGTTCTGCCAATCATTTcttatgtttaattaaaaaggCCTTATTCTTACAGCCTGTAAAAAATATGCAACTACTCCTGTTTCAAACATTCAATATTTTCTACTTACTATgcaaagttaaaattaaaacgTAAATTGTTATTCTGTCATTCAAAAAGTGTGCCGTGCAGAGATAAGCAAAAGGCCAAAACAGGTGGCAAAGCATTGGGTAATTCATGAAGGAGTGTCTGTGAGCAGAACTTTGTAGGTTTAAGGAACTTTCTTTTTCCACCAAGATGCCATTGATGCACAATTATAAAAAATTCCATTTAGCAGACATCTTACTCTAGTGATGTACTGCCCGAACCAACAGTTGTGCTGAAAAACAATTATGGTTACAGTACTCAACCGGCTCCGTACATTCAGTTTCATCACTACAGAAAACTGAACAGGACGTTTAACTGCAGAGCCTCACatcaatatgaaaaataaaaaaatttgtatAGCAGATGGGATAACCTGGTGTTGGTTTAGTGGTTAAAGATATAAGATTTCCACTCCTATGTCGTCTTGTCTTGCTGCCGCCAGGGACAACTGCAGTGACATTTCAGACTCTGGGCTGCAGAGCTACAACATGGCCATGCTCTCCGGAGTACAGTTGAGATGTGTAGATGTGCTGCTCCCTCCCGGGGACTTGAGGCCTTTGGCTGGCCCACCTAGTGTTGAGCCCCGTGTCCTGGGGCCCATCATCACACCCGTACCATGGCGCTGACTCTGTTGCAGGCCTGCCATCATGGTCTCGCTGGTGACGGTGCCAAACTCGTAGGTGAAGGTGCCGTAGAAGACCAGGATGTCCACAGTGAAGACCCACTCACAGATGGCTGCAGCATGCTGGAGGATGAAGCTCTCGTGGATGAAAAAGATGCCACCTGGGAGGAGGACAAGTTAAGGAGGACAAGTACATGTCTTATACATGAGTTGGTAAAACAAACAGAGCTAATGTTTGTACTTCACTAAAACTGCAGTTGCACACGAAGAAGAGAGTCCAAAATACGAGCATGGATCAAATTTACACTCATATGGACCTCTCAGGGGGATAAATACTGCTACTGCTTGCTTCATTAGAAGGAAGATATGGTTATCTTGCCCTTGATGTCCTTTTTCAGAGTTGAAAAACTAACTTTGCACAAGCGTCTCAAGGTCAGTGCACTGTAAAAagaatataatttatataaattcTGACTAGCAGATCTACAAAAATGTGAAGTTAAGGAATCAAGTAATGTTGAACTGATGCACTTTGACACTGCCTGTTCTACCTAGAATTCAGGATGCTGTGTAGAGTTACATAGCTCTTTTTGACTTGATCTTAATCACACAAAAGTGTAACCAATAATCTTAATGATGACATTCAAGTGTGCAAGCACGAACATTATAAGAAACCTGGTACAGAGTTATCGAAATGGGGGCCAGTGGCtaattttgttatttacacTTCTCTCTGCTGTGAAAAAGGGCAATTGGCTATATGGTGTCCTGTACAGATGTCaaaattaattaagaaaaatagacaaaaacaaaattagaacATTTTAAGACATGTAAACAGCTGTAAAGGATACTGAGGACGAGAGAAACCATGGCTCCTAGCGCTAGAGCCACTCGGAAATGGGCCATCCAGTAGTCGAGTGCAGTCATAGCCACTCGGTATGTGAGTACACACTGcaggcacacaaacagcagcccGGCTGGAAATGCCACACCAGCACCCACATAGTGTAGGGATTTAGCGTGATCAACCTGACAGTCACAAAGTCAGATGGGTTATTTTCACTcatctgaatgaaaaacaaacaaacaaacaaaaaaaaaaagacagctgccactgtttaaagtatgtttatttatatcagAGAATTTTACCTGGAAGTTGCCCACCATGACCAGCCCCACAGCATTGGTGCAGCCGGAGACCAGAGCACTGGTGTTAATCCAACAATGGTGGCTGTGTTCAATCACCTGGGCATAGCGCAGAAGGCAAACCATCACCACTGCAGGAAACAACGGAAGACATACAAACTTAAACTGCAggaaataacattaaataagAATAATACTGCAATAACAGTAAAAGGCCTCTGATATAAAAGTGTAGGTTGGTGGGAAAATAGATCATGGTTTATGTCATTTAAATATTGGAAAATCACCAacatttttttgacttttttttatgacaacaatgtacagtacatacatccAGACAGCTTTTATGCCGAGAAGAAAAATAACTCCTTggtgagaaaaaagaagaaattaataaGAGGaaatctataaataaaaatgtaaggaCACAAAAGAAGATCATGACGGCTAGGAAAAGATTTGTTCTAATGAAAAAAGTAggagagacaaaaataaaggcagagagagagagattgtggCAGCAGAGTAGTGATAAAACAAGACAGGATGAGAAATGGAggaaagccatagagagcaaatGCAGGAGAGAGGATTGGAGGGGTGGAAGGAAAGCAGCATTCATTATTGATTAGAGAGCACAAGGCTATTTCAAGACCCTCTAAATCTCTTGACAGCTAGTGGCTGATGTCTGTGGGCACCATGGAGGTATACAGACAAAGAATAGACAGATGAGCCTGAAACTTACCACTGCTACACTGATTAATTAGTGGGCAGCTATCTAAGCATCCACAGATCCAATCCGATTCAACTGATTTAACTTCATCACATTCAGTAGTTAactatacatttttacagtactgTACCCTAATGTTTAGAAAATAAACTATTGCTATAGGTTAAGAAAGTTGACACTTTCAATGACCCAAAAAGAAGAAACTGTTTCATCTTTCTATCCAAGGGGAAATACTTTTATAAAAGGAAAAGTTTTATTTCTCATGGAGAGTTCGATAAGAAGGCTGACACCAATCTGAACAGAAAGCTACAGCCAGAAAAAAAACCTATTGCAGCATGAAGACTGGAAACAACAAACCTTATTCTGCTTCAGATTCATTCAGATTAATAATTTATCCATTAGCAAAGCTCACTAGTTAACATTTTATATGGTTTCTGTCATCAGCGTCAAAAAGATATGTAGTGGTTTTACGGTGAGTTTTATGCTGAAGCCATTTCTTTTCTCCCCATTCAGTCACTTATTGGACTCTTAACTGGTTGCACAGCAACCTCACAGAGACGCCTTGACTCCCAGCACAGAAATGACCCAGCACACACTGTCCCCAAAACcacatttttatgtataaatGAGCTTTAAGAGCATTTGCAGGTTGACAATTTTACTATTCAACAGAGCCAAGCTAGTTGTTTCCAGTTCTTACACTAAGCTAAGCAAACATCAGTTGGTaatagcttcatatttactgtCAGACATTAGAGTGTTAAGAAAATTATATTTCGTACTTATCAAATTGTTGTACTATTCTTCTACATTACAATTTCACATAAGGGTGTGAATATAAATTGAGTTAAAGTACCCATGAAGGCTCCAATGTTGCCGATGAGACTGAACAGGCAGCTCTCTGGAGGGTAGGAGCCACATTTACTGAAGGAAGGAAGATAAAGCGACTTCAGTATCACAGGCAGGAGGTATAGTATGACTCAATGGAAGGCCACAGTCAGTACAGTGGAGAGACAGTATATAGTAGAACAAATAAAGTGAGTATAATTACATATGTGAAGTAGAGTTCTGAATTGAGAAATGTGAAACCATTTTGTTAATATTAGACCACATTGCAAAAAGCCTACACGTCTCCTGATGCCTTTCTACAAGAGTGCTTTTGTACTTGCCCGTGGTTAGAGGCTTATTTGCAGATTAAACAAATGCAGTTCATGCAGTGTGGGTTAATGACTGTCACAGAGCCACTGTAACAAGGTGCTAATTCATGCCATGGGGCTTTTGCTGACACAAAACTGCTTTTGTATTCTGCAGAAACAAAGACTTGACgtgcagagaggaggagaggtggaACAGGAGACCTGATGAGGGGGATGTCCTGTAAGGTGCAGCATGTCTTAGGGAAGCCTGGTCGGGGTAGCTCCTCTGTGCAGGTCACATTGTAAGACCTGTGGCAGTGACACAATGATTTCAGTTCACTCCGCGCTGGTACCTGTGTCCAGGTTTATAATGAaaagtgttttaacattttcttcagATAAACTCAAGAACCGTCACTTACCAGTTCTCCACCGGACAAACATGGTGATTCATCACAGCCATGGCATACCTATGGAGTGAACAACTCACCATTATTCATAGGCAGAAATGGCAAATGTTGACCACAGTGATGatacaaataaaactattatcaagaaacaatattttattgaaCTAGGCATAAAGGGCCATTCTGCACATAATACATATTGAAATAGCTACTTAATTGACAGCATGGATATGTCAGTATGCACATTTCTACATGAACACATTCCTGTTTGCAATTTCccttttaattgtttaaagAGAGACAAGTTTCACTTTAGCTCACACTATCCATATTCCTGTGATGGAAAAGGCAGATAGGCTGACAGGCAGGACGATCCAGGCAGTCATTGGGCTGGCAGTGAGCTGGCTTTGTCCCAAGCATGGGGTGAGAGTGGGGCTTTAGGCTGTAGTGGCGACGCGACAGGAGGAATCGGGTGGGGAGCGGGTGGGGACGAGGGGTCACtaacacacaggaaaacacacagggaGGGCGGCATGGGAGGACAAAAGGGGGAATGGCACAGCTTTTCTTCTTAAGGGCCCTGCAACCAGCACCAACCTGAGGGAAGAGGGGAAATACACAGTTAAATAGTACAACTGAAGTATGCCTGCGGTATATTGTAATAATTGGTCTGTTGTGGTAATATGCCGGGAGAGTTCCTTTTACACATCTCCGCAGTGCCAGTTGTGTCTCATTCAAAATGcaacatgtactgtattacAACTGTATTACATTAGGGTCAACCTTGCCTGgctaaacatttttgatttccaagaacaagaagcaacaaataCCAGCTAACTCATACCTTCGGTTGAAAATTGCACTGACTCACTGTTCTACTACAACCCTGTCGTTTAACACCGTCTTTTACTTCCCCCAACTGACATGCTGATTAAAGCTACAATGAGGACAATCAACAGGCAgctcaagaaaaaaataacagcaatgTGGAACCTCGTAAGGTACTGTCAAGGGAAAGGTCAATCCTTGGGAGAATCAGGAATAAGCGAGGGCAGCTGTGTGGTGGAGGAAAGTGTGGGACAAAACAGACGTCATTACTTTACACGGTATACTGTTACAAGTGTGTCCTTTACTCAGAGAGAATATACAGTGAACCAGGTAAACTCGTCTAAAACAAGtctaaatcaaacaaatgctTGTTCCCAAACAAAAGTCACActcaaaacaatacattttgtataTGCATTTGGAGATTTCTAAAGAGATAATAGCTGTAGAGAGGTGCAACCCccgccttttttttaaaaaaatgacatgttttactACTTATTGGAGCATTTGTATGCATGCATTACTGTTAAAATTGTTAGAGACAGTATGAGGAAGCTTGTGATGTGTCATACATTTCCCATGGCATTTGCTAAAATGTTTCCTATTATGATGCAGATGTGGCAAAAAATGAGAAGTGTCTTTACTTCTGCAACATCAGACGTTGAACGGCTGTTGTGGCCTACTTCTAGATCTGTATATTATGATTGAGCTCTAAATGTTTTAGAACTGTAACAATTTGCACGTTTACTGATCAACATAACTATTTATGATCTATTTCTTGTTTTGAGGGATGTTataataaaaaaggcaaaaactttTGTGCCCTGTTTCTCAAATGCGTATTTTCTGATTTGTTTAGTCTTCTATGATAGCATATCGAATATCTTGGAGTTTGGAATGTTAAAGACGTCGCTTTGATAATTTATGAAAGGTGCATTTCTACTAACATCTCCTGACATTTTTGTAGACAAAACAATTATgcagcttaaaaataaaataaccaattacagaaaaataagaaagaaaaaaaaaacactccaacaAACTACAGTAGTCAACTCTGTCACAAGCGGCATTTAGATCCAACAGAACTATAACTTGGAACATCGCTGTGCATTATGAGATCACCTGAGAATGTGAGAAGAGCTATTTGTGTTGAAGGCAACTGACGGTAAACAGACTGATACTTCATACGTCAAGATACGTCAAGTATCATCTAAAACAGCTGTAGGCTGCTTAGCAACCACTTTTTCTAGGGCCCTGTCTATAAAAGGTAACTTAAAAATAGACCTATGGTTCTAGGGCAAGGAAGGGTCAAGaatttatttgtgaaaaaaaaattgcacagaGTTGTTTAGAGATGTCGAGCTAGTTTCATGGCTGCAAGATAAGGAATCCAAATTAAATTGAGATTACTGACTACTCtgtcagaaaacaacaaaagtatAGATAGGATTTAAAGGGAAGGGTTTGACATGGTTAGGACAAATGTTAAACTGTTTACAGACAGATTGTCTCTTATTTACATCCTCATACATTAAAGACAATGACTCACCCAGCCCAGTGACCACCCCCCATCTGCTACACAAGCACCTCCATCTGGATAGACATCATTAAACAAACATAAGCTGAGTCACACTGAGCCTCTGGACACTTACTCTTAGCAGCACATCTGACAGCAGTTCAACAGCTTTTGTTAATCGGTTCTGTGTGGCGTCTACTGCTGGCCTAACACTTGATCTCTTAATATTGTCTTCTCTAGCCACTTTTCTCTGACACTGCTTACAAGGTCCTTATAGGTTGCTCCGGTAACCTAGGTTTTCTTTCCAAAATAAAACCTTGAGCCAAGCTGGAATAGCCTCTGAATTTTACTTTGATATAACATGTCTAGAAGTTATTAGCAGTTTAGTTTTGCTCATCATTGGAAATAAAATTGTACTAGGCAACATATTTACCAGTTCTGAGCAGCTTAATTCCCTGCTACTGCATAGACATTTACCAAACACTTAAGTAAACTACATTATATTATAAGTAAATTTTGTTCCATGTTTACACTCTTTTTCCTTTGATTAACAAGTTCTTCTTTACCAGGGCCATTTTCATAAACAAACAGACTAGATTTTTATATGTTtggctccacacacacacaacacagtttCCTCTCCTGCAAGTAACATTCAAATGTAGCCGTTTCTTCATATGGTTTCATGTACATGGTAGTCGTTTCCTCATCTAAAACCATGCAGTCAGCAGAAGTGTTTTGGTACAACTCTCTGAGCTCTGAGCAAAGGCCAGAATACTCAATGCAAGTTATGGTTGTTGAACGATGTTCATGCAAAATAGTGAAGCTTACAAATCATAGCAAGGAGAAGACAAGGAAACAAATTTGCAGGAAACAAATAAAGACTAGCTGACATTGATACATTACAGTAGTGGAAAGAGGTAGGGTGTGAACTGCCCTCTCACCCATCTGCTCTGGTACCTCTATCACAACAAAGCCATTtcaattcaaaataataataataacaataataataacaacaacaacaataataataatacgcTCTGATGTGCATTcttatgcatgcatgcatactTATGATGCAAGCCAGGTAAATGGGCAATTTCAGAATAGATTCACAGAGCTGAAGCAAGTTGTCCAtcgacagaaaatgtaactatttTCACCATCAAAACCAGTGAAACCAGCCAAGGGATTTCTTGCTCTTCTCTGTCATACACAGTATATCACAGTAAACTGAATATCTTTAGGGGTTGACTTACATTTAGACTGGAATGGCTATGTTTATTCAATTTTGTACATCTTTATACATTGACCAATTCATCACATACAGGCATAAATTACTTGTAAggacttaaaaataataaaacaaagtattctCATGTCAGTAAGTAAATAAcgttaattataataatatagttATCATAATATTAGTTATCAATCAATTCATCATGTAATTATATAACATAATTCCTACAATTAAAGTAATGCAACATGCTTCACATACCTAAAAACAACAGTGACGAATAAACAATGAGAagttaaatgaaataattattcTAAAATATTAACTTCTGTTTCTTACACTTCTGTCACATAATGGACAGaaaacttttactttgtttaaactTACAGtgacctgacacacacacacacacacacacacacacaatgttgtTCACATGCATTTACAAACATAGCCAAGACTATTattacatgtattttaatatactgAACAAGCCCCACAGGACGCCCTGAAGGATAACAACGTTACACTGTCTGCGGGGGGGATATATCAGCCCGAACCCAAGCAGCCAGACAGAAGAAGTGTTCGCCACTACACTTGTTAGACTCAATATAACTGCGACCgtgtactttttgtttttcagaaagcaGAACTATATGTGTCTACTTGCCTAGACCACAACAAACGGAGCAGCATCACTGAGCTCGGCTGCCTGCACTGATAAAACGGGTACCACTGCCGTTAGCCGTGTTAGCTTCAACAAACCAAGCTAGCTAGTTAGCTTGCACTTTACAGTTGCCTCTTGACAATTGACGGTATCTTGATTTCCGCTAACCCAAACGATACGGTACTGGACACGAGGCGTTTACCGGACAAGAGCACGACCCTACTGGGACAGTCAGTAAAGGAAAATTAATTTGCACGTACCTTCACCCAGCTAATGCCAGCCACAGACCTCAACAACCTtggtttccttttaaaaaacagcGTTTTCTTATTAGATCAAGATAGCTGCATAAGCAATTTCCGcttctgcttttcaaaataagataaaGTGTTCAATGgcttttgcaaagttacacattATTAAACACAATATCTTTAATTGTCGTCCGTTAGTCGCACTGTGCTTACGTGAGTCTAATTATTCCCCGACGTTCTAACGTACTTATTGAGAAActtatttacacaaacaaaagcgTAGATTCTTCAGAAGTTTAGTCCCctgataaaagacaaaacaacaaacaaccaaTCGCCTTAT
This window of the Channa argus isolate prfri chromosome 11, Channa argus male v1.0, whole genome shotgun sequence genome carries:
- the tmem150aa gene encoding transmembrane protein 150Aa; its protein translation is MTAWIVLPVSLSAFSITGIWIVYAMAVMNHHVCPVENWSYNVTCTEELPRPGFPKTCCTLQDIPLISKCGSYPPESCLFSLIGNIGAFMVVMVCLLRYAQVIEHSHHCWINTSALVSGCTNAVGLVMVGNFQVDHAKSLHYVGAGVAFPAGLLFVCLQCVLTYRVAMTALDYWMAHFRVALALGAMVSLVLSGIFFIHESFILQHAAAICEWVFTVDILVFYGTFTYEFGTVTSETMMAGLQQSQRHGTGVMMGPRTRGSTLGGPAKGLKSPGGSSTSTHLNCTPESMAML